A stretch of DNA from Juglans microcarpa x Juglans regia isolate MS1-56 chromosome 5D, Jm3101_v1.0, whole genome shotgun sequence:
gtttgagctgaaaaagaaaaatcaagagcCCAAGAGGAGATACCGGGCTTAAGCAGAGGATATCGTTGAAAATACCAAATAATctaaatcattacaaaaatttcaaaaatgataTCATATTATTTCGGACTCAAATCAGTATTTCGGCCAGAATACCAGAATCCAATCGAAAAATGCTTTGAAATGGCCGAAATCTTGCTTGAAATGGAATACACCCTCAATCCGTGCCAATTACTGTTCTAAAATAGAAAACTTCGGACGgaatgaaacaaaattaaaagaaattctactcatcatcttcgcACTATAtaccacatataatttttttaataaatatgtagtatataaatgatgagtagaataatttaattaatttaataataaaaaaaaatcagactgTTTTAATCAGTTCTGAAAATTTGAGCCCAGCCCTCAATAACGGGCTTTTTAACCATTTATGGGCTGTGGCGCCGCCACCACATACCAAACAAATTCCCACTCAACGAAGGAAATCAGACTTCCACTCTGATTGGGATTTCAACCAGACACCGGCGGGCTCTCTATATATACAGCGAAGATCAACTCAAAGTTCATGTAATCTATTGTAGAGTATTTTCCAAATTTCTGTTTTAATCCTTTTTATACCCAAGTAGATCTCTCTTTCTTGATCGTCACGATGTCTGCAGTCTCTGGAGTTAAGAGGCCATTCGTGGAGGAACTTCCTCCATCGCCTGTTGTTTCCAAGAGGCTCCGTTGTTCTCCTCCAGCCTTGCGGTCTCATGAGTTTCACCCTCCCATGACCGCCCTCGTTGATCTGCTCCAGGGCCTGCTTTCTGACAAAGACGCCCAGCTTCACGAGATATCACTGCAAGAGCGTAAAGGTGATTTAGACGCTGCCATCAAGATTCTGCATGATATTCTGTTAGGGTCATCTGCATTAGCCactgttgatgaatcaaatcCGAGTCACCAGAAGAAAGTTGCTTCTCCGGGAAACCCATTGGCCCTCATGAAGAACCGTCCCAATGAGGGAGCCGAATTCATCGAGTTGCTTATCAAGGAACTGACGAATGCTAGAAGTGTGGAAGACGTCAAAGATCGCGCCGCGAAATTGCTTGGGAGTTCAGAGAAGACCGTCGTGAGTTCACAATGTTATGCCATGGTAGAAAGTCTTGGAAAAGAGAAGTCGATGTTGAAGGAGCAAGTTGAAAAGCTGAGGCAGGAGAATACCGTTCTCAGACGCACAGTGGTTATCCAGCACGAATGGCGCCAGGAAGAAAACGGGGATAAGGACATGGAGTTGCAATTTCTGAAGGAGTCGGTTCCTCAGTATAGGGAGCAACTGAGAAAACTTGAGGTGAAGAACCATGCATTGACGATGCATTTGAAGGCGGCTCAGAGAAAAGACTGATCAGTTCACGGAATCTTCACTCCCGATGTATTCTGAGATGATGAACATGAGTAATTCTATATGTAATTATGAAGTatataaatattgcataatcattttaaaaaagaatgagattaattattaaaaaattaatttttttatatcaatattatattttattcattttttttaaaatgattatatattgcATAATTCATAAATGTATATATCGTTTCACTTATAATTATAGAATACAAATCATGCAGTTTgttttaaaaagtgaataaatactacatgaaaattttaatttttatacgaCTTTTAAAGAAAGAACCCATAGCTATATGTCATATTACTCCACTGCACTACATGTTTAATTTGATGCTTAAACCCACAACCAGGTGACTCGGTTCGCGGGTCGCGGGTCGCAAAGAACTTCGATGGTGGCCGTATTCAATGGCGGTCTTTGGTTGTTGTATTCCATGTTTGACGCTTTgatgatgttatgaaatgttttgttcgtTTGATGAGGCTAGGAGCCTAGGTGGACG
This window harbors:
- the LOC121265668 gene encoding uncharacterized protein LOC121265668 is translated as MSAVSGVKRPFVEELPPSPVVSKRLRCSPPALRSHEFHPPMTALVDLLQGLLSDKDAQLHEISLQERKGDLDAAIKILHDILLGSSALATVDESNPSHQKKVASPGNPLALMKNRPNEGAEFIELLIKELTNARSVEDVKDRAAKLLGSSEKTVVSSQCYAMVESLGKEKSMLKEQVEKLRQENTVLRRTVVIQHEWRQEENGDKDMELQFLKESVPQYREQLRKLEVKNHALTMHLKAAQRKD